A stretch of Nitrospira sp. DNA encodes these proteins:
- a CDS encoding PilZ domain-containing protein → MVPSHYARTYPRFPLHCPVIIGGTSFVGEGVLTNLSLKGCSVMCDRELLRGSDVRVSVLLPDQPSALPIDLGTVKWVEGHQFGVEFLRLPFEARQRLNGALRLELIRTLKSRADEQKGLSVFSEYPSSAAASPPRS, encoded by the coding sequence ATGGTGCCTTCTCACTATGCTCGGACCTATCCTCGGTTTCCGCTCCACTGTCCCGTCATTATTGGCGGGACGTCATTTGTCGGCGAAGGGGTTCTGACCAACCTGTCGCTGAAGGGCTGTTCGGTCATGTGTGACCGGGAGCTGCTCCGTGGCAGCGATGTCCGCGTGAGTGTTCTGCTGCCCGATCAACCATCGGCCCTGCCGATCGACCTGGGCACGGTCAAATGGGTGGAGGGGCATCAGTTCGGAGTGGAGTTTCTTCGTCTGCCATTTGAGGCCCGGCAACGGCTCAATGGCGCATTGCGTCTAGAGCTCATTCGCACGCTGAAGTCCCGGGCGGATGAACAGAAGGGCCTGAGCGTATTTTCAGAATATCCCAGTTCTGCTGCTGCCAGTCCTCCTCGTTCCTGA